Proteins from one Mus pahari chromosome 10, PAHARI_EIJ_v1.1, whole genome shotgun sequence genomic window:
- the Tlcd5 gene encoding transmembrane protein 136: MAVGLCVQVLCSLGGWLSLYTSFCCLNKHRSCEWSCRLVTFTHGVLSIGLSAYIGFIDGPWPFTHPGSPNTPLQVHVLCLTLGYFIFDLGWCIYFQSEGPLMLAHHTLSILGIIMALALGESGTEVNAVLFGSEITNPLLQMRWFLRETGHYHSFTGDVVDFLFVALFTGVRIGVGAHLLFCEMVSPTPKWFVKVGGVAMYAVSWCFMVSIWRFAWKKSIKKYHAWRSRRNEERQLRYNGHLKTH, from the exons ATGGCAGTAGGTCTGTGCGTGCAGGTGCTGTGCAGCCTGGGTGGCTGGCTTTCACTCTACACATCTTTCTGCTGCCTGAACAAGCACCGAAGCTGTGAGTGGAGCTGTCGGCTGGTGACCTTCACCCACGGAGTCCTCTCCATAGGTCTGTCTGCTTATATTGGCTTCATCGACGGCCCTTGGCCTTTTACCCACCCAG GCTCACCGAACACACCTCTCCAAGTTCACGTTCTGTGTCTTACCTTGGGCTACTTCATCTTCGACTTGGGCTGGTGCATCTATTTCCAGTCCGAGGGTCCCCTGATGCTGGCTCATCATACACTGAGCATCCTGGGGATCATCATGGCCCTAGCACTTGGGGAGTCAGGCACAGAGGTCAATGCTGTACTCTTTGGAAGTGAGATCACCAACCCACTGCTCCAGATGAGATGGTTTCTCCGGGAAACTGGCCACTATCACAGTTTCACGGGGGATGTGGTGGACTTCCTCTTTGTGGCGCTGTTCACGGGTGTGAGGATCGGTGTGGGCGCTCATCTCCTTTTCTGCGAAATGGTCTCACCCACCCCCAAGTGGTTTGTGAAGGTTGGGGGTGTGGCGATGTATGCTGTGTCTTGGTGCTTCATGGTTAGCATCTGGCGCTTTGCGTGGAAGAAAAGCATCAAGAAGTACCATGCGTGGAGAAGCAGACGGAATGAGGAGCGACAGCTAAGATACAATGGGCATCTCAAGACACACTAG